A region of Channa argus isolate prfri chromosome 8, Channa argus male v1.0, whole genome shotgun sequence DNA encodes the following proteins:
- the colgalt2b gene encoding procollagen galactosyltransferase 2 isoform X4 → MGKKMFFSTLTAATDHNIDNTTAMLREWLKRAQGVYHYVEWRPMEEPRSYTDEWGPKHWPASRFNHVMKLRQAALKAAKERWADYILYVDSDNLLTNPHVLNLMMAENLTLVAPMLESRSLYSNFWCGITPQGYYKRTPDYQPIREWKRLGCFPVPMVHSTFLLDLRRESSIDLAFYPPHPDYSWAFDDIMVFAFSARQSGVQMYVCNREHYGFLPVPLKPQQNLEDEHESFIHTITEALIDHDIKPSEYLYSPPSTQDRVDFDEIFLINLKRRLDRRTRMLKTMASLGLHITLTDAVDGKALNTSQLQALGIEMLPGYKDPYSGRVLTRGEIGCFLSHHSIWTQDCCSWTLIPEQVVERGLQKVLVLEDDVRFEPRFKRRLQAIMDDVDKAQLEWDLIYVGRKRMQVQQPEQSVEGVNNLVEADYSYWTLGYALSEQGARKLLAANPLTRMLPVDEFLPVMFDKHPNTQYMSHFEPRDLKAFSVEPLLIYPTHYTGEPGYISDTETSTIWDDEEVATDWDRQHARKTAQQGRIRPVAQNSVTGDSPPPAARASRDEL, encoded by the exons ATGGGcaagaaaatgttcttttccACCCTGAC ggCAGCAACAGACCATAATATAGACAACACGACTGCCATGCTGAGAGAGTGGCTAAAAAGAGCCCAGGGTGTTTACCATTACGTGGAGTGGAGACCAATGGAAGAGCCTAG ATCCTATACAGATGAGTGGGGTCCAAAGCACTGGCCTGCCTCTAGGTTCAACCACGTGATGAAGCTGAGACAGGCAGCGCTGAAAGCTGCCAAGGAACGATGGGCTGACTACATACTG TATGTTGACAGTGATAACCTGTTGACCAACCCTCATGTGCTGAACCTGATGATGGCTGAAAACTTGACTCTGGTGGCCCCAATGTTAGAGTCTCGCTCCCTATACTCCAACTTCTGGTGCGGCATCACTCCACAG GGTTACTATAAGCGAACCCCGGACTACCAGCCGATCAGAGAGTGGAAGCGGCTCGGCTGCTTCCCTGTTCCCATGGTGCACAGCACGTTCCTGTTAGACCTGCGTCGTGAATCCAGCATAGACCTGGCCTTTTACCCACCTCACCCAGACTACAGCTGGGCATTTGATGACATCATGGTGTTTGCTTTTTCTGCACGCCAATCAG GCGTGCAGATGTATGTGTGTAACAGAGAACACTACGGTTTCCTGCCTGTTCCACTTAAACCACAGCAAAATCTGGAAGATGAACACGAGAGTTTCATACACACCATCACCGAGGCTTTGA ttGACCATGATATTAAGCCCTCTGAGTATCTGTACTCTCCACCATCAACACAGGACAGAGTGGACTTTGATGAA ATTTTCTTGATCAACCTGAAGCGCCGGCTGGACAGAAGAACCAGGATGTTGAAAACAATGGCCTCACTGGGTCTACATATCACACTGACAGACGCAGTGGACGGCAA GGCTTTGAATACATCCCAGCTGCAGGCCTTAGGAATAGAGATGTTGCCAGGCTACAAGGATCCTTACTCTGGCCGAGTCCTTACCAGAGGGGAAATCGGCTGCTTCCTCAGCCATCACTCTATTTGGACACAG GACTGCTGTTCATGGACTCTGATTCCTGAACAA GTGGTAGAGCGTGGCCTCCAGAAGGTTCTTGTTTTAGAGGACGATGTGAGGTTTGAGCCCAGGTTTAAACGACGGCTACAGGCCATAATGGATGACGTTGACAAAGCCCAGCTGGAGTGGGACCTCAT CTACGTAGGGCGTAAGCGTATGCAGGTGCAGCAGCCGGAGCAGTCGGTGGAAGGTGTAAACAACCTGGTTGAGGCGGACTACTCCTACTGGACACTCGGCTATGCACTTTCGGAGCAAGGAGCTAGGAAGTTATTGGCCGCAAACCCACTCACGAGGATGCTGCCTGTTGATGAATTCCTGCCGGTCATGTTCGACAAACATCCCAA CACTCAGTACATGTCTCACTTTGAACCGCGGGACCTGAAGGCCTTCTCTGTGGAGCCGCTTCTCATCTACCCCACTCACTACACTGGAGAGCCAGGCTACATCAGCGATACGGAGACTTCCACGATCTGGGATGATGAAGAAGTCGCCACCGACTGGGACCGGCAACACGCCCGCAAAACAGCCCAGCAGGGTCGCATCCGCCCTGTGGCACAGAACAGTGTCACTGGAGACTCACCGCCTCCTGCAGCTCGAGCATCACGAGACGAACTCTGA
- the colgalt2b gene encoding procollagen galactosyltransferase 2 isoform X1, whose product MGKKMFFSTLTLCTVGSGRGETQRSPEAKMRALGAVGVAVLWGLLAALVPGVVSELVTLVQEQLKPESSLLKPKVMIAVVARNAAHSLPHYLGCIERLEYPKERIAIWAATDHNIDNTTAMLREWLKRAQGVYHYVEWRPMEEPRSYTDEWGPKHWPASRFNHVMKLRQAALKAAKERWADYILYVDSDNLLTNPHVLNLMMAENLTLVAPMLESRSLYSNFWCGITPQGYYKRTPDYQPIREWKRLGCFPVPMVHSTFLLDLRRESSIDLAFYPPHPDYSWAFDDIMVFAFSARQSGVQMYVCNREHYGFLPVPLKPQQNLEDEHESFIHTITEALIDHDIKPSEYLYSPPSTQDRVDFDEIFLINLKRRLDRRTRMLKTMASLGLHITLTDAVDGKALNTSQLQALGIEMLPGYKDPYSGRVLTRGEIGCFLSHHSIWTQDCCSWTLIPEQVVERGLQKVLVLEDDVRFEPRFKRRLQAIMDDVDKAQLEWDLIYVGRKRMQVQQPEQSVEGVNNLVEADYSYWTLGYALSEQGARKLLAANPLTRMLPVDEFLPVMFDKHPNTQYMSHFEPRDLKAFSVEPLLIYPTHYTGEPGYISDTETSTIWDDEEVATDWDRQHARKTAQQGRIRPVAQNSVTGDSPPPAARASRDEL is encoded by the exons ATGGGcaagaaaatgttcttttccACCCTGAC TCTCTGTACTGTGGGTTCAGGTCGTGGAGAAACACAGCGGAGTCCGGAAGCCAAGATGCGGGCGCTCGGGGCCGTGGGAGTCGCTGTGCTGTGGGGGCTACTGGCCGCTCTGGTGCCCGGCGTCGTATCGGAGCTAGTGACGCTGGTGCAGGAGCAGCTCAAACCCGAGTCCTCCCTGCTCAAGCCAAAGGTTATGATCGCCGTGGTGGCTCGTAACGCCGCGCACAGCCTGCCACACTACCTGGGCTGCATCGAGAGGCTGGAGTATCCGAAGGAGCGTATAGCGATCTG ggCAGCAACAGACCATAATATAGACAACACGACTGCCATGCTGAGAGAGTGGCTAAAAAGAGCCCAGGGTGTTTACCATTACGTGGAGTGGAGACCAATGGAAGAGCCTAG ATCCTATACAGATGAGTGGGGTCCAAAGCACTGGCCTGCCTCTAGGTTCAACCACGTGATGAAGCTGAGACAGGCAGCGCTGAAAGCTGCCAAGGAACGATGGGCTGACTACATACTG TATGTTGACAGTGATAACCTGTTGACCAACCCTCATGTGCTGAACCTGATGATGGCTGAAAACTTGACTCTGGTGGCCCCAATGTTAGAGTCTCGCTCCCTATACTCCAACTTCTGGTGCGGCATCACTCCACAG GGTTACTATAAGCGAACCCCGGACTACCAGCCGATCAGAGAGTGGAAGCGGCTCGGCTGCTTCCCTGTTCCCATGGTGCACAGCACGTTCCTGTTAGACCTGCGTCGTGAATCCAGCATAGACCTGGCCTTTTACCCACCTCACCCAGACTACAGCTGGGCATTTGATGACATCATGGTGTTTGCTTTTTCTGCACGCCAATCAG GCGTGCAGATGTATGTGTGTAACAGAGAACACTACGGTTTCCTGCCTGTTCCACTTAAACCACAGCAAAATCTGGAAGATGAACACGAGAGTTTCATACACACCATCACCGAGGCTTTGA ttGACCATGATATTAAGCCCTCTGAGTATCTGTACTCTCCACCATCAACACAGGACAGAGTGGACTTTGATGAA ATTTTCTTGATCAACCTGAAGCGCCGGCTGGACAGAAGAACCAGGATGTTGAAAACAATGGCCTCACTGGGTCTACATATCACACTGACAGACGCAGTGGACGGCAA GGCTTTGAATACATCCCAGCTGCAGGCCTTAGGAATAGAGATGTTGCCAGGCTACAAGGATCCTTACTCTGGCCGAGTCCTTACCAGAGGGGAAATCGGCTGCTTCCTCAGCCATCACTCTATTTGGACACAG GACTGCTGTTCATGGACTCTGATTCCTGAACAA GTGGTAGAGCGTGGCCTCCAGAAGGTTCTTGTTTTAGAGGACGATGTGAGGTTTGAGCCCAGGTTTAAACGACGGCTACAGGCCATAATGGATGACGTTGACAAAGCCCAGCTGGAGTGGGACCTCAT CTACGTAGGGCGTAAGCGTATGCAGGTGCAGCAGCCGGAGCAGTCGGTGGAAGGTGTAAACAACCTGGTTGAGGCGGACTACTCCTACTGGACACTCGGCTATGCACTTTCGGAGCAAGGAGCTAGGAAGTTATTGGCCGCAAACCCACTCACGAGGATGCTGCCTGTTGATGAATTCCTGCCGGTCATGTTCGACAAACATCCCAA CACTCAGTACATGTCTCACTTTGAACCGCGGGACCTGAAGGCCTTCTCTGTGGAGCCGCTTCTCATCTACCCCACTCACTACACTGGAGAGCCAGGCTACATCAGCGATACGGAGACTTCCACGATCTGGGATGATGAAGAAGTCGCCACCGACTGGGACCGGCAACACGCCCGCAAAACAGCCCAGCAGGGTCGCATCCGCCCTGTGGCACAGAACAGTGTCACTGGAGACTCACCGCCTCCTGCAGCTCGAGCATCACGAGACGAACTCTGA
- the colgalt2b gene encoding procollagen galactosyltransferase 2 isoform X2 — MGKKMFFSTLTLCTVGSGRGETQRSPEAKMRALGAVGVAVLWGLLAALVPGVVSELVTLVQEQLKPESSLLKPKVMIAVVARNAAHSLPHYLGCIERLEYPKERIAIWAATDHNIDNTTAMLREWLKRAQGVYHYVEWRPMEEPRSYTDEWGPKHWPASRFNHVMKLRQAALKAAKERWADYILYVDSDNLLTNPHVLNLMMAENLTLVAPMLESRSLYSNFWCGITPQGYYKRTPDYQPIREWKRLGCFPVPMVHSTFLLDLRRESSIDLAFYPPHPDYSWAFDDIMVFAFSARQSGVQMYVCNREHYGFLPVPLKPQQNLEDEHESFIHTITEALIDHDIKPSEYLYSPPSTQDRVDFDEIFLINLKRRLDRRTRMLKTMASLGLHITLTDAVDGKALNTSQLQALGIEMLPGYKDPYSGRVLTRGEIGCFLSHHSIWTQVVERGLQKVLVLEDDVRFEPRFKRRLQAIMDDVDKAQLEWDLIYVGRKRMQVQQPEQSVEGVNNLVEADYSYWTLGYALSEQGARKLLAANPLTRMLPVDEFLPVMFDKHPNTQYMSHFEPRDLKAFSVEPLLIYPTHYTGEPGYISDTETSTIWDDEEVATDWDRQHARKTAQQGRIRPVAQNSVTGDSPPPAARASRDEL; from the exons ATGGGcaagaaaatgttcttttccACCCTGAC TCTCTGTACTGTGGGTTCAGGTCGTGGAGAAACACAGCGGAGTCCGGAAGCCAAGATGCGGGCGCTCGGGGCCGTGGGAGTCGCTGTGCTGTGGGGGCTACTGGCCGCTCTGGTGCCCGGCGTCGTATCGGAGCTAGTGACGCTGGTGCAGGAGCAGCTCAAACCCGAGTCCTCCCTGCTCAAGCCAAAGGTTATGATCGCCGTGGTGGCTCGTAACGCCGCGCACAGCCTGCCACACTACCTGGGCTGCATCGAGAGGCTGGAGTATCCGAAGGAGCGTATAGCGATCTG ggCAGCAACAGACCATAATATAGACAACACGACTGCCATGCTGAGAGAGTGGCTAAAAAGAGCCCAGGGTGTTTACCATTACGTGGAGTGGAGACCAATGGAAGAGCCTAG ATCCTATACAGATGAGTGGGGTCCAAAGCACTGGCCTGCCTCTAGGTTCAACCACGTGATGAAGCTGAGACAGGCAGCGCTGAAAGCTGCCAAGGAACGATGGGCTGACTACATACTG TATGTTGACAGTGATAACCTGTTGACCAACCCTCATGTGCTGAACCTGATGATGGCTGAAAACTTGACTCTGGTGGCCCCAATGTTAGAGTCTCGCTCCCTATACTCCAACTTCTGGTGCGGCATCACTCCACAG GGTTACTATAAGCGAACCCCGGACTACCAGCCGATCAGAGAGTGGAAGCGGCTCGGCTGCTTCCCTGTTCCCATGGTGCACAGCACGTTCCTGTTAGACCTGCGTCGTGAATCCAGCATAGACCTGGCCTTTTACCCACCTCACCCAGACTACAGCTGGGCATTTGATGACATCATGGTGTTTGCTTTTTCTGCACGCCAATCAG GCGTGCAGATGTATGTGTGTAACAGAGAACACTACGGTTTCCTGCCTGTTCCACTTAAACCACAGCAAAATCTGGAAGATGAACACGAGAGTTTCATACACACCATCACCGAGGCTTTGA ttGACCATGATATTAAGCCCTCTGAGTATCTGTACTCTCCACCATCAACACAGGACAGAGTGGACTTTGATGAA ATTTTCTTGATCAACCTGAAGCGCCGGCTGGACAGAAGAACCAGGATGTTGAAAACAATGGCCTCACTGGGTCTACATATCACACTGACAGACGCAGTGGACGGCAA GGCTTTGAATACATCCCAGCTGCAGGCCTTAGGAATAGAGATGTTGCCAGGCTACAAGGATCCTTACTCTGGCCGAGTCCTTACCAGAGGGGAAATCGGCTGCTTCCTCAGCCATCACTCTATTTGGACACAG GTGGTAGAGCGTGGCCTCCAGAAGGTTCTTGTTTTAGAGGACGATGTGAGGTTTGAGCCCAGGTTTAAACGACGGCTACAGGCCATAATGGATGACGTTGACAAAGCCCAGCTGGAGTGGGACCTCAT CTACGTAGGGCGTAAGCGTATGCAGGTGCAGCAGCCGGAGCAGTCGGTGGAAGGTGTAAACAACCTGGTTGAGGCGGACTACTCCTACTGGACACTCGGCTATGCACTTTCGGAGCAAGGAGCTAGGAAGTTATTGGCCGCAAACCCACTCACGAGGATGCTGCCTGTTGATGAATTCCTGCCGGTCATGTTCGACAAACATCCCAA CACTCAGTACATGTCTCACTTTGAACCGCGGGACCTGAAGGCCTTCTCTGTGGAGCCGCTTCTCATCTACCCCACTCACTACACTGGAGAGCCAGGCTACATCAGCGATACGGAGACTTCCACGATCTGGGATGATGAAGAAGTCGCCACCGACTGGGACCGGCAACACGCCCGCAAAACAGCCCAGCAGGGTCGCATCCGCCCTGTGGCACAGAACAGTGTCACTGGAGACTCACCGCCTCCTGCAGCTCGAGCATCACGAGACGAACTCTGA
- the colgalt2b gene encoding procollagen galactosyltransferase 2 isoform X5 — MHVSCHLRAATDHNIDNTTAMLREWLKRAQGVYHYVEWRPMEEPRSYTDEWGPKHWPASRFNHVMKLRQAALKAAKERWADYILYVDSDNLLTNPHVLNLMMAENLTLVAPMLESRSLYSNFWCGITPQGYYKRTPDYQPIREWKRLGCFPVPMVHSTFLLDLRRESSIDLAFYPPHPDYSWAFDDIMVFAFSARQSGVQMYVCNREHYGFLPVPLKPQQNLEDEHESFIHTITEALIDHDIKPSEYLYSPPSTQDRVDFDEIFLINLKRRLDRRTRMLKTMASLGLHITLTDAVDGKALNTSQLQALGIEMLPGYKDPYSGRVLTRGEIGCFLSHHSIWTQDCCSWTLIPEQVVERGLQKVLVLEDDVRFEPRFKRRLQAIMDDVDKAQLEWDLIYVGRKRMQVQQPEQSVEGVNNLVEADYSYWTLGYALSEQGARKLLAANPLTRMLPVDEFLPVMFDKHPNTQYMSHFEPRDLKAFSVEPLLIYPTHYTGEPGYISDTETSTIWDDEEVATDWDRQHARKTAQQGRIRPVAQNSVTGDSPPPAARASRDEL, encoded by the exons ATGCATGTATCATGTCATTTAAG ggCAGCAACAGACCATAATATAGACAACACGACTGCCATGCTGAGAGAGTGGCTAAAAAGAGCCCAGGGTGTTTACCATTACGTGGAGTGGAGACCAATGGAAGAGCCTAG ATCCTATACAGATGAGTGGGGTCCAAAGCACTGGCCTGCCTCTAGGTTCAACCACGTGATGAAGCTGAGACAGGCAGCGCTGAAAGCTGCCAAGGAACGATGGGCTGACTACATACTG TATGTTGACAGTGATAACCTGTTGACCAACCCTCATGTGCTGAACCTGATGATGGCTGAAAACTTGACTCTGGTGGCCCCAATGTTAGAGTCTCGCTCCCTATACTCCAACTTCTGGTGCGGCATCACTCCACAG GGTTACTATAAGCGAACCCCGGACTACCAGCCGATCAGAGAGTGGAAGCGGCTCGGCTGCTTCCCTGTTCCCATGGTGCACAGCACGTTCCTGTTAGACCTGCGTCGTGAATCCAGCATAGACCTGGCCTTTTACCCACCTCACCCAGACTACAGCTGGGCATTTGATGACATCATGGTGTTTGCTTTTTCTGCACGCCAATCAG GCGTGCAGATGTATGTGTGTAACAGAGAACACTACGGTTTCCTGCCTGTTCCACTTAAACCACAGCAAAATCTGGAAGATGAACACGAGAGTTTCATACACACCATCACCGAGGCTTTGA ttGACCATGATATTAAGCCCTCTGAGTATCTGTACTCTCCACCATCAACACAGGACAGAGTGGACTTTGATGAA ATTTTCTTGATCAACCTGAAGCGCCGGCTGGACAGAAGAACCAGGATGTTGAAAACAATGGCCTCACTGGGTCTACATATCACACTGACAGACGCAGTGGACGGCAA GGCTTTGAATACATCCCAGCTGCAGGCCTTAGGAATAGAGATGTTGCCAGGCTACAAGGATCCTTACTCTGGCCGAGTCCTTACCAGAGGGGAAATCGGCTGCTTCCTCAGCCATCACTCTATTTGGACACAG GACTGCTGTTCATGGACTCTGATTCCTGAACAA GTGGTAGAGCGTGGCCTCCAGAAGGTTCTTGTTTTAGAGGACGATGTGAGGTTTGAGCCCAGGTTTAAACGACGGCTACAGGCCATAATGGATGACGTTGACAAAGCCCAGCTGGAGTGGGACCTCAT CTACGTAGGGCGTAAGCGTATGCAGGTGCAGCAGCCGGAGCAGTCGGTGGAAGGTGTAAACAACCTGGTTGAGGCGGACTACTCCTACTGGACACTCGGCTATGCACTTTCGGAGCAAGGAGCTAGGAAGTTATTGGCCGCAAACCCACTCACGAGGATGCTGCCTGTTGATGAATTCCTGCCGGTCATGTTCGACAAACATCCCAA CACTCAGTACATGTCTCACTTTGAACCGCGGGACCTGAAGGCCTTCTCTGTGGAGCCGCTTCTCATCTACCCCACTCACTACACTGGAGAGCCAGGCTACATCAGCGATACGGAGACTTCCACGATCTGGGATGATGAAGAAGTCGCCACCGACTGGGACCGGCAACACGCCCGCAAAACAGCCCAGCAGGGTCGCATCCGCCCTGTGGCACAGAACAGTGTCACTGGAGACTCACCGCCTCCTGCAGCTCGAGCATCACGAGACGAACTCTGA
- the colgalt2b gene encoding procollagen galactosyltransferase 2 isoform X3: protein MESANRRSDKQAAGTVLTFTLTSFAYRAATDHNIDNTTAMLREWLKRAQGVYHYVEWRPMEEPRSYTDEWGPKHWPASRFNHVMKLRQAALKAAKERWADYILYVDSDNLLTNPHVLNLMMAENLTLVAPMLESRSLYSNFWCGITPQGYYKRTPDYQPIREWKRLGCFPVPMVHSTFLLDLRRESSIDLAFYPPHPDYSWAFDDIMVFAFSARQSGVQMYVCNREHYGFLPVPLKPQQNLEDEHESFIHTITEALIDHDIKPSEYLYSPPSTQDRVDFDEIFLINLKRRLDRRTRMLKTMASLGLHITLTDAVDGKALNTSQLQALGIEMLPGYKDPYSGRVLTRGEIGCFLSHHSIWTQDCCSWTLIPEQVVERGLQKVLVLEDDVRFEPRFKRRLQAIMDDVDKAQLEWDLIYVGRKRMQVQQPEQSVEGVNNLVEADYSYWTLGYALSEQGARKLLAANPLTRMLPVDEFLPVMFDKHPNTQYMSHFEPRDLKAFSVEPLLIYPTHYTGEPGYISDTETSTIWDDEEVATDWDRQHARKTAQQGRIRPVAQNSVTGDSPPPAARASRDEL, encoded by the exons ATGGAAAGTGCAAACCGCAGGAGTGACAAACAAGCAGCTGGAACTGTGTTAACTTTTACACTGACATCATTTGCTTACAg ggCAGCAACAGACCATAATATAGACAACACGACTGCCATGCTGAGAGAGTGGCTAAAAAGAGCCCAGGGTGTTTACCATTACGTGGAGTGGAGACCAATGGAAGAGCCTAG ATCCTATACAGATGAGTGGGGTCCAAAGCACTGGCCTGCCTCTAGGTTCAACCACGTGATGAAGCTGAGACAGGCAGCGCTGAAAGCTGCCAAGGAACGATGGGCTGACTACATACTG TATGTTGACAGTGATAACCTGTTGACCAACCCTCATGTGCTGAACCTGATGATGGCTGAAAACTTGACTCTGGTGGCCCCAATGTTAGAGTCTCGCTCCCTATACTCCAACTTCTGGTGCGGCATCACTCCACAG GGTTACTATAAGCGAACCCCGGACTACCAGCCGATCAGAGAGTGGAAGCGGCTCGGCTGCTTCCCTGTTCCCATGGTGCACAGCACGTTCCTGTTAGACCTGCGTCGTGAATCCAGCATAGACCTGGCCTTTTACCCACCTCACCCAGACTACAGCTGGGCATTTGATGACATCATGGTGTTTGCTTTTTCTGCACGCCAATCAG GCGTGCAGATGTATGTGTGTAACAGAGAACACTACGGTTTCCTGCCTGTTCCACTTAAACCACAGCAAAATCTGGAAGATGAACACGAGAGTTTCATACACACCATCACCGAGGCTTTGA ttGACCATGATATTAAGCCCTCTGAGTATCTGTACTCTCCACCATCAACACAGGACAGAGTGGACTTTGATGAA ATTTTCTTGATCAACCTGAAGCGCCGGCTGGACAGAAGAACCAGGATGTTGAAAACAATGGCCTCACTGGGTCTACATATCACACTGACAGACGCAGTGGACGGCAA GGCTTTGAATACATCCCAGCTGCAGGCCTTAGGAATAGAGATGTTGCCAGGCTACAAGGATCCTTACTCTGGCCGAGTCCTTACCAGAGGGGAAATCGGCTGCTTCCTCAGCCATCACTCTATTTGGACACAG GACTGCTGTTCATGGACTCTGATTCCTGAACAA GTGGTAGAGCGTGGCCTCCAGAAGGTTCTTGTTTTAGAGGACGATGTGAGGTTTGAGCCCAGGTTTAAACGACGGCTACAGGCCATAATGGATGACGTTGACAAAGCCCAGCTGGAGTGGGACCTCAT CTACGTAGGGCGTAAGCGTATGCAGGTGCAGCAGCCGGAGCAGTCGGTGGAAGGTGTAAACAACCTGGTTGAGGCGGACTACTCCTACTGGACACTCGGCTATGCACTTTCGGAGCAAGGAGCTAGGAAGTTATTGGCCGCAAACCCACTCACGAGGATGCTGCCTGTTGATGAATTCCTGCCGGTCATGTTCGACAAACATCCCAA CACTCAGTACATGTCTCACTTTGAACCGCGGGACCTGAAGGCCTTCTCTGTGGAGCCGCTTCTCATCTACCCCACTCACTACACTGGAGAGCCAGGCTACATCAGCGATACGGAGACTTCCACGATCTGGGATGATGAAGAAGTCGCCACCGACTGGGACCGGCAACACGCCCGCAAAACAGCCCAGCAGGGTCGCATCCGCCCTGTGGCACAGAACAGTGTCACTGGAGACTCACCGCCTCCTGCAGCTCGAGCATCACGAGACGAACTCTGA